One Desulforhopalus sp. DNA segment encodes these proteins:
- a CDS encoding ATP-binding protein: protein MQQAFNDNQKKIPPPSDTDGLCQLRASRETALQAAREAVRDTTRLTRLITILNDSGPLHLLLDRCLSTLSELFLADVVVLLDPVGTGRFSPLAAIGLPEDIAGLPFSDEDSSLIRLLLQTGLPIRMEIFDSARKVDSQLLDVGAESIIGLPVHGTHSVHGALILARCRPEPFSDADLGLLKTMAYRIGRTLTEAQRSLQFEKLVRSSREINRHLDLQAVAAEAVKTFPVIVSADAAAIILRDPLGQFSCAAQTGLSPSCATTIGLLARQMAESSLFSESEMYSTADMATTFRQLSMDPLNFSPFKAFQAILVHCKDRILGILFAFRYSAIADNSDISQITVLFAEQVSLALENAELYQAMQNELAERKRLEEEKRKWQWQQQQLQKANSLHRMAGAIAHHFNNQLGVVIGNLELATQDEPRDENQAHFMSAAMQGARKAAEVSGLMLTYLGKATGKLVALNLSEVCRQNLPLLEAAATKTFKLTADLPEIGPIINADHNQIQQILTNLVTNAREAVAGNHGAIGISVKTISPGEIPVVQRLPIDWQPQDGSYACLEVWDSGCGIAEEDIEKLFDPFFSHKFTGRGLGLAVVLGIVKAYDGAVAVESKIGQGSRFRVFLPLSKEMIAQKETPTIPAVTPPEETQTKEIKEGGAVLLVDDEEMMRDVASAMLRRLGFEVYQAKDGVEAVEIFLKQGSEIKIVLSDLTMPRMNGWETLTALRQIRPNIPVILTSGYDEAQAIAGDHPEMPQVFLHKPYKVATLKEALAKAMGA, encoded by the coding sequence ATGCAACAAGCCTTTAACGATAATCAGAAAAAGATTCCACCCCCGAGCGATACCGACGGTCTTTGCCAATTGCGCGCCTCCCGGGAAACGGCCCTGCAGGCTGCCCGAGAAGCAGTCCGTGACACTACCCGTCTCACCCGCCTCATCACCATTCTCAATGATTCCGGACCATTACACCTTCTACTTGATCGGTGTCTGTCGACGCTTTCCGAGTTGTTTTTAGCAGATGTCGTTGTTCTTCTCGATCCGGTTGGTACGGGAAGATTTTCCCCCCTGGCGGCGATCGGTTTGCCGGAAGATATCGCCGGCCTGCCTTTTTCCGACGAAGACAGCAGCTTGATCCGGCTCCTGCTGCAAACCGGTTTACCGATCCGAATGGAAATTTTCGACTCAGCCAGGAAAGTGGATAGCCAGCTTCTTGATGTAGGTGCTGAGTCAATTATCGGCCTGCCTGTTCATGGCACCCATTCGGTCCACGGGGCACTGATTCTTGCCCGTTGCCGTCCCGAGCCCTTTTCCGATGCCGATCTTGGGTTATTAAAGACCATGGCCTACCGCATCGGTCGAACCCTTACCGAGGCGCAACGAAGTCTCCAATTCGAGAAACTCGTCCGAAGCAGTCGCGAGATCAACAGGCATCTTGACTTACAGGCAGTTGCCGCCGAGGCGGTAAAAACGTTTCCTGTTATCGTCAGTGCTGATGCCGCCGCAATAATTCTTCGCGATCCCCTTGGTCAATTTTCCTGCGCGGCACAAACCGGCCTCAGCCCATCCTGCGCTACGACAATTGGCCTGCTTGCACGGCAGATGGCCGAATCTTCGCTGTTTTCCGAGAGCGAGATGTACAGCACCGCTGACATGGCTACAACCTTTCGGCAGCTTTCCATGGATCCTCTGAATTTCTCACCATTCAAGGCATTTCAAGCAATTCTGGTGCATTGCAAAGATCGTATTCTGGGAATCCTCTTTGCCTTTCGCTATTCGGCCATTGCCGACAATTCCGACATCTCGCAAATCACCGTGCTCTTTGCCGAGCAGGTTTCTTTGGCCCTTGAGAATGCCGAACTCTACCAGGCCATGCAGAACGAATTGGCAGAGCGGAAGAGACTTGAGGAGGAAAAACGAAAATGGCAATGGCAGCAGCAACAACTACAAAAAGCCAACAGCCTGCACCGCATGGCCGGGGCGATTGCCCATCACTTCAACAACCAGCTCGGCGTCGTCATCGGCAACCTGGAGTTGGCCACTCAGGATGAGCCCCGAGATGAAAACCAGGCTCACTTTATGAGTGCAGCCATGCAGGGCGCCCGTAAGGCGGCTGAAGTAAGCGGCTTGATGCTCACCTATCTCGGCAAGGCCACCGGCAAACTTGTCGCCTTGAACCTCTCTGAAGTCTGCCGGCAAAACTTGCCGCTGCTTGAGGCTGCGGCTACTAAAACTTTCAAGCTGACAGCCGACTTACCGGAAATTGGCCCAATTATTAATGCCGATCACAATCAGATCCAGCAGATTCTCACCAATCTCGTCACCAATGCCAGGGAGGCGGTCGCTGGCAATCATGGGGCTATCGGGATCTCGGTGAAAACCATTTCTCCTGGAGAGATCCCCGTTGTGCAGCGCCTCCCGATAGATTGGCAACCGCAGGATGGCAGTTATGCCTGTTTAGAAGTCTGGGACAGCGGCTGTGGGATTGCTGAAGAGGATATCGAGAAACTTTTTGATCCTTTTTTCTCCCACAAATTCACGGGCCGGGGCCTCGGCCTGGCAGTGGTTCTGGGGATAGTTAAAGCCTATGACGGCGCCGTGGCAGTCGAGAGCAAGATCGGTCAGGGGAGCCGCTTTCGTGTGTTCTTGCCACTTTCAAAGGAAATGATAGCCCAGAAGGAAACACCAACGATTCCGGCTGTTACCCCGCCAGAGGAAACGCAGACAAAAGAGATCAAGGAAGGCGGGGCAGTGCTGCTGGTCGATGACGAGGAGATGATGCGCGACGTAGCCTCGGCCATGCTCAGACGGCTCGGCTTCGAGGTTTATCAGGCAAAGGACGGTGTCGAGGCGGTGGAGATATTCCTCAAGCAAGGGTCGGAAATCAAAATTGTTTTGTCTGACTTGACCATGCCGCGGATGAACGGCTGGGAAACCCTGACCGCCTTGCGGCAAATCCGCCCCAACATCCCGGTGATACTGACCAGCGGTTACGATGAGGCACAGGCGATTGCCGGCGATCACCCTGAGATGCCCCAGGTTTTTCTGCACAAACCCTACAAGGTCGCAACACTCAAGGAGGCCCTGGCAAAAGCGATGGGGGCGTGA
- a CDS encoding FIST C-terminal domain-containing protein, which produces MKIRTGIGCSKDLKDAFAAGRDAATTALAGLAGETAALIMVFTTPRYDMEALIKGIRSVTGATPLVGATGSGQIMHGQHMGFGGGVSVLAMTAGPYRFGLASAEGIKGNLDQIGQAIARASRAEAGPSPHAAILLLVDCLAGDLQELVQGVYRITGPKVSLTGGAAGDELKFKETFVFHNDQVISGGAVALWIASDRPLPVVTRHGWQPVGIPMLVTRAEGTEIIELGGRPAAIAYEEQLGIPPGQLSYENFWATSINHPFGLLQPDGRTIIRVARSKNEQGALRIQGCIPPVGSAVQVMSSTTDDLLDVAREVAVEALAGYREAGVLLIFSCAARAVIFGPRTVEECRRLQAAAGETPTFGFYCCGEFARTAGVLGTHNATLTALAL; this is translated from the coding sequence ATGAAAATCAGAACAGGTATAGGCTGCAGCAAGGATCTCAAAGACGCATTTGCGGCCGGCCGTGACGCCGCAACGACAGCGCTAGCCGGTCTTGCCGGGGAAACTGCCGCACTCATCATGGTCTTCACCACTCCCCGCTACGATATGGAGGCGCTGATCAAGGGGATTCGTTCCGTCACCGGGGCAACCCCTCTCGTCGGGGCAACCGGTTCCGGTCAGATTATGCACGGACAGCATATGGGATTCGGCGGTGGTGTCAGCGTCCTTGCCATGACCGCCGGACCATACCGCTTTGGCCTGGCCTCAGCCGAGGGCATCAAGGGCAACCTTGACCAAATCGGCCAGGCCATCGCCCGGGCGAGCAGGGCGGAAGCGGGTCCCAGCCCGCATGCCGCAATTCTTTTACTCGTTGATTGTCTTGCCGGGGATCTTCAGGAACTGGTGCAGGGAGTGTACCGCATCACCGGACCCAAGGTCTCACTTACCGGCGGGGCTGCCGGCGATGAATTGAAATTCAAGGAAACCTTCGTGTTCCACAATGATCAGGTCATTTCCGGAGGAGCAGTAGCCCTGTGGATTGCCAGCGATCGCCCCTTGCCGGTGGTGACCCGGCACGGCTGGCAACCGGTTGGCATCCCCATGCTTGTCACCCGCGCCGAAGGCACAGAGATCATCGAGCTGGGCGGACGTCCGGCCGCCATTGCCTACGAGGAACAACTTGGCATTCCTCCGGGGCAGCTCAGTTATGAAAATTTTTGGGCAACATCCATCAACCATCCCTTCGGCCTTCTCCAGCCGGATGGAAGAACGATCATCCGCGTCGCCCGCTCAAAGAATGAGCAGGGCGCTCTGAGAATCCAGGGTTGTATCCCGCCAGTCGGCAGCGCCGTGCAAGTCATGAGCAGTACCACTGACGACCTGCTTGATGTTGCCAGAGAGGTGGCTGTTGAGGCACTTGCCGGCTACCGGGAAGCGGGTGTCTTACTTATTTTCAGTTGTGCCGCAAGGGCGGTCATCTTTGGTCCCCGGACTGTCGAAGAATGCCGGCGGCTGCAGGCGGCTGCAGGCGAAACACCGACCTTTGGCTTCTATTGCTGCGGTGAATTTGCCCGAACCGCAGGCGTACTGGGGACACACAATGCCACGCTGACCGCTCTTGCCCTCTAA
- a CDS encoding transporter substrate-binding domain-containing protein yields the protein MVRLRKHMVFISRRIREKTARSFALRWLLAAAVSVALLPCQGAAASPAELVEPNQAFELTEEEVLFINSLQPLRVMVDDNFVPLSTYDEKQNAYRGISVDLFQHIAGRMGLQYKFLRDPKLTWADKEELLKSGKIDLLMPVSFTPPRALAGIFTAGFYDSYYGAIARNSQPIHIKNSYDLASYRLGVTRASAILSFIQPFVPAANIVTFDSQEAMYQAVRKGDIDVALQNENVFREDRFNLGFIDLQVFHTLVESPRNYSYYLSKTEGFDRLAAIIDRYLAGIDVNRLITYYDSREDELIQRYTEEKNQKNMLLLGIAGLLTLLAILTVSFLYHRRLAAQLKASIEQTQLQREALQKSENNLKRAMEIARLGDWEYDVDSDLFTFTDQFYALLHTTAEAAGGYTMSSKHYAQTFLHPDEMYMVGVETEKALTTTDANYSRQLEHRIICADGEIRTIIVHIRIVKDQNGRTVKSYGANQDVTELRRVENENEQLQKQLQQAQKMEAIGTLAGGIAHDFNNILGAILGYAEMAKDGSPEGSMVASDIDQVIKASTRAKDLVKQILDFSRHSNTGRIPVQPAVIILEAIKMLRSSLPATIAIHHDIDREVGFIKADPTQIHQILMNLCTNAFHAMEETGGTLTISLRKRSLEEGDLPGESHIPPGDFLEMSVEDTGAGISAELKEKIFEPYFTTKEVGKGTGMGLAIIHGIVTGYGGFVTCQSQPGEGSIFRVFLPVTAEAELQGSALPEPAKPGSEHILFVDDEEALAKMGKIMFERLGYRVTMRTSSIEALATFAGDPDSFDLVITDQTMPGMIGSTLARKILQIKPGMPIILCTGYSNQISEEKAGSFGIKGFAMKPLAKQEIALLIRKALDER from the coding sequence ATGGTAAGGCTACGTAAACACATGGTATTCATCAGCAGAAGAATTCGGGAAAAGACGGCCCGGTCGTTTGCTCTGCGGTGGTTGCTGGCGGCGGCTGTATCTGTTGCCTTGTTGCCATGCCAGGGCGCTGCAGCCAGTCCGGCGGAGCTGGTCGAACCCAACCAAGCCTTTGAACTAACCGAAGAAGAGGTTCTCTTCATCAACTCCCTGCAGCCACTCAGGGTAATGGTTGATGATAATTTCGTTCCGCTCTCCACCTACGACGAAAAGCAAAACGCCTACCGTGGCATAAGTGTCGACCTCTTCCAGCACATCGCCGGGAGAATGGGACTCCAATATAAGTTTTTGCGAGATCCGAAGCTCACCTGGGCGGATAAGGAGGAGTTGTTAAAGAGCGGCAAGATCGACCTGCTGATGCCGGTCAGTTTCACGCCTCCTCGGGCTTTGGCCGGTATCTTTACTGCCGGTTTTTATGACAGTTATTACGGCGCAATCGCCAGGAATTCGCAGCCGATACACATCAAAAACTCGTATGACCTCGCCAGCTACAGGCTTGGGGTGACGAGGGCGAGCGCCATCTTATCCTTCATCCAGCCATTTGTGCCTGCGGCCAATATTGTAACATTCGACAGCCAGGAAGCCATGTACCAGGCGGTGAGAAAAGGCGACATCGATGTTGCCTTACAGAATGAAAATGTCTTCCGGGAAGACCGCTTTAATTTGGGATTTATTGATCTCCAGGTATTTCACACCCTTGTCGAGTCGCCGCGGAACTATAGCTATTATCTGAGTAAAACTGAAGGCTTTGACCGATTGGCGGCAATTATTGACCGCTATCTCGCTGGGATCGATGTTAATAGGTTGATTACCTATTATGACAGCCGCGAAGACGAGCTTATTCAACGCTATACTGAGGAAAAAAACCAAAAGAACATGCTCTTGCTGGGGATTGCCGGCCTGCTCACCCTTCTGGCGATTCTTACCGTCTCTTTTTTGTACCATCGCCGGCTTGCCGCACAGCTGAAGGCAAGCATTGAGCAAACACAGCTGCAGCGGGAGGCCTTGCAAAAAAGTGAGAACAATCTGAAAAGGGCCATGGAGATTGCCAGGCTGGGGGATTGGGAATATGACGTCGATTCCGATCTCTTTACCTTTACTGATCAATTTTACGCACTCCTACACACCACCGCCGAGGCCGCAGGCGGATACACCATGTCTTCCAAGCACTATGCGCAGACCTTTCTGCACCCCGATGAGATGTATATGGTCGGTGTTGAGACGGAGAAGGCACTAACTACAACCGATGCAAACTACTCGCGCCAGTTGGAGCATCGCATTATTTGCGCCGACGGCGAGATACGGACGATCATCGTCCATATTCGCATTGTAAAAGACCAGAATGGCCGTACCGTAAAGTCCTATGGAGCCAATCAGGATGTCACTGAACTCAGACGGGTCGAAAATGAGAACGAACAGCTCCAGAAACAGCTCCAGCAGGCCCAGAAGATGGAGGCCATCGGTACCCTGGCGGGAGGTATTGCCCACGATTTTAATAATATTCTCGGTGCTATTCTCGGTTATGCCGAGATGGCTAAAGATGGCAGCCCGGAAGGATCGATGGTTGCCAGCGACATCGATCAAGTTATCAAGGCCAGCACCAGGGCCAAGGATCTGGTCAAACAGATCCTTGATTTTAGCCGCCACTCGAATACCGGACGGATTCCCGTGCAGCCAGCCGTCATCATACTTGAAGCGATTAAGATGCTGCGCTCGTCACTGCCGGCGACTATTGCCATTCACCATGATATTGATCGCGAGGTGGGGTTTATTAAGGCCGACCCGACCCAGATTCACCAGATCTTGATGAATCTCTGTACTAATGCCTTCCACGCCATGGAAGAAACGGGTGGTACCCTGACCATATCTTTGCGAAAGAGATCCCTTGAGGAGGGTGATTTGCCCGGCGAGTCGCATATTCCACCGGGAGATTTCCTGGAGATGTCGGTGGAAGACACCGGGGCAGGGATTTCAGCGGAGCTTAAAGAAAAGATATTTGAGCCATATTTTACCACCAAGGAGGTCGGCAAAGGTACCGGTATGGGGCTTGCCATCATCCATGGCATTGTCACAGGCTATGGCGGTTTTGTAACGTGCCAGAGTCAACCTGGAGAGGGTTCGATTTTTCGGGTGTTTCTGCCGGTCACCGCCGAGGCTGAACTGCAGGGTTCGGCATTGCCTGAACCGGCCAAACCCGGCAGCGAGCATATACTCTTTGTTGACGATGAGGAAGCGCTGGCGAAAATGGGCAAAATTATGTTTGAAAGGCTCGGCTATCGGGTGACCATGCGAACGAGCAGTATTGAGGCACTGGCAACCTTCGCCGGCGACCCGGATTCTTTTGATCTTGTCATTACCGACCAGACCATGCCCGGCATGATCGGCAGTACTCTGGCCCGGAAGATTCTGCAGATCAAACCCGGCATGCCGATTATTTTGTGTACCGGGTACAGCAATCAGATTTCCGAAGAGAAGGCCGGTTCGTTTGGCATCAAAGGCTTCGCCATGAAACCCTTGGCCAAGCAGGAAATCGCCTTGCTGATTCGCAAGGCCCTTGATGAACGCTAA
- a CDS encoding PAS domain S-box protein, which yields MADDPTYQELLEKIRQLEDTERLLKEKTERLELAIDAAEDGVWDLDPRTGQTYFSPRWLTMLGYQPGELPGAYETWANLLHPEDRVDAERAVQRFLTNPDTLFSIEFRMRTKDGDWRWIHSRGKSIARDQDGKISRMIGTHVDITERRRLEESLRLTQFIYEKASIGIFRVGSDARIIGVNDAAAKSLGYSREELTSLRIFDIDPMNREDNWGVIWQRLLDGGGDRFETVHRHKNGTKIPVLITSSLLEYKGQQFSIAFVQDISQTKRMEQALFQAQKMEAIGNLAGGIAHDFNNILSAIYGYAQLAQLKMDDIAKVQECIGNVCVASERAKALVMQILAFSRHGNSEKYPIDIGAIVKEALKLLRASIPATIAIQDSVTLGGGPVAANQTQIHQVVMNLCTNSAHSLRSGGGKIVVELYPFVVDFGNASEYQDIAPGKYLKLVVADNGHGIAPEVLPRIFEPYFTTKDLGEGTGMGLATVHGIVKDHGGSIKVYSELGTGTTFQVLFPVAADVLSPVGERIHVLPEGSERILLIDDEQFIVDIGKEVLTSLGYRVTTKKNARDALEVFRYHSGEYDLIITDFAMPQMDGEQLVTEIRKIRPNIPIILCTGFATGIVSQKMSSLGIDAILMKPVSTFELANAVRQAIDARCNLRRPGGFRRRGKD from the coding sequence ATGGCTGATGATCCAACCTATCAGGAGCTGCTTGAGAAGATTCGGCAATTGGAAGATACCGAAAGGCTTCTCAAGGAAAAAACCGAACGCCTGGAGTTAGCCATCGACGCCGCCGAGGATGGGGTCTGGGATTTGGATCCGCGCACCGGGCAGACCTACTTCAGTCCTCGCTGGCTGACTATGCTCGGCTATCAGCCGGGAGAGCTTCCTGGTGCCTATGAGACCTGGGCCAACCTCTTGCATCCCGAGGATAGAGTGGATGCGGAAAGGGCCGTGCAACGTTTCCTGACCAATCCGGATACCCTTTTTTCCATCGAGTTTCGCATGCGCACCAAGGATGGCGACTGGCGGTGGATTCATTCCCGCGGCAAGTCGATCGCCAGGGACCAGGATGGCAAAATTTCCCGGATGATTGGCACCCATGTCGACATTACCGAGCGCCGACGCCTGGAAGAGTCCCTGCGTCTCACCCAATTCATATATGAAAAGGCCTCAATTGGGATTTTCCGGGTTGGCTCCGATGCCCGGATCATAGGGGTAAACGATGCGGCGGCAAAGAGCCTTGGCTACAGCAGGGAGGAGCTGACTTCCTTGCGGATCTTCGACATCGACCCCATGAACCGTGAAGACAATTGGGGCGTGATCTGGCAGAGGCTCCTCGACGGCGGCGGGGACAGGTTTGAGACGGTCCACCGCCATAAAAATGGAACAAAAATCCCCGTTCTTATCACCTCAAGTCTGCTGGAATATAAAGGCCAGCAATTCTCTATCGCCTTTGTTCAGGATATCAGTCAAACCAAACGCATGGAACAGGCCTTGTTTCAGGCGCAAAAAATGGAGGCGATTGGCAACCTGGCCGGCGGCATTGCCCACGATTTCAATAATATTCTGTCGGCAATTTACGGCTATGCCCAGCTTGCCCAGCTGAAGATGGACGACATCGCCAAGGTTCAGGAATGTATTGGTAATGTGTGTGTCGCCAGCGAACGGGCAAAGGCGTTGGTCATGCAGATCCTGGCCTTCAGCCGCCATGGTAATTCCGAGAAATATCCAATAGATATCGGCGCTATTGTGAAAGAAGCCCTGAAGCTGCTCAGGGCCTCCATTCCTGCCACCATTGCAATACAGGACTCCGTCACCCTTGGCGGCGGGCCGGTTGCCGCCAATCAGACGCAAATTCATCAGGTTGTTATGAATTTGTGTACCAATTCGGCCCATTCTCTGCGGTCCGGTGGGGGGAAGATTGTTGTTGAGCTGTATCCTTTCGTGGTCGATTTCGGCAATGCTTCGGAGTATCAAGACATCGCTCCAGGCAAATACCTGAAGTTGGTTGTAGCTGATAACGGCCACGGTATCGCCCCTGAGGTCCTGCCGCGGATTTTCGAACCCTATTTCACAACCAAGGACCTTGGTGAAGGGACCGGGATGGGCTTGGCAACGGTCCATGGCATCGTCAAAGACCATGGGGGCTCGATAAAAGTCTATAGCGAATTGGGAACCGGCACAACCTTTCAGGTCCTGTTTCCAGTCGCGGCTGATGTTTTGTCACCGGTCGGAGAAAGGATCCATGTGTTGCCGGAGGGAAGCGAGCGGATACTCTTGATCGATGACGAACAATTCATCGTCGATATCGGCAAGGAAGTCCTGACAAGCCTCGGCTACAGGGTGACTACAAAAAAGAATGCCCGTGACGCGCTTGAGGTATTTCGTTACCATTCGGGCGAATACGATTTGATCATTACCGACTTCGCCATGCCGCAGATGGATGGCGAGCAACTGGTAACCGAGATCAGAAAGATTCGCCCAAATATCCCGATAATTCTATGCACCGGCTTTGCCACGGGGATAGTATCGCAAAAGATGTCCTCCCTGGGGATTGATGCCATACTCATGAAGCCGGTTTCGACATTTGAACTGGCAAATGCCGTCAGGCAGGCCATCGATGCACGGTGCAACCTCCGCCGTCCGGGTGGTTTTCGCCGTCGCGGCAAGGATTAA
- a CDS encoding alkaline phosphatase — protein MKKRIVLLILAAAALNGCASSPPANMADEARAGRVKNIIFMLSDGTANEAWPLARWVKGQRLASDDILSGAIRTYGADSIITDSAPGATSYATGQKGTDKGISVYPWNVTIAGVDFDPSKQFVPLATVLEGARLTGRATGIVASSNVQHATPADFTAHTHDRENYNEIGEQQVYQNIDVVFGGGEKYLLPKGIGAGARTDGENLVEVLKSKGYSYVTSREQMLAATGQKIFGSFAQEAMAYDIDRQTFAPSEPTLAEMTGKALEVLSSGSKGKDRGFFLFVEGSKVDWAAHANDPAGVVSDLLAYDRAVKVALDFAKADGNTLVISVADHATGGLSIGVREDAKYSTTDDDFVVVPMRRAGFTSEALGKVIDQDKSEASIREALATRWGISDADEKEIAALSAAPAGRAVQKVLAGMLSKRARIGWTTGGHTGGDPFLFSYGPGRISGLWENVDIGRFMAESLGFTFPEINTRLFVEASAAFRDAGFSATIDKTDPANPLLVVCEGQARARLPLSKNIVQVNGKTIELEGIVALAEKLDKVYLPRQAVDIVKGELQGHNQ, from the coding sequence ATGAAAAAACGCATAGTTCTTTTGATTTTGGCAGCTGCCGCACTGAATGGCTGCGCATCCTCCCCGCCTGCCAATATGGCTGATGAAGCAAGGGCCGGCCGGGTGAAAAACATCATTTTCATGCTGAGCGACGGAACTGCCAACGAGGCCTGGCCGCTGGCCCGCTGGGTCAAAGGCCAACGCCTTGCCTCCGACGATATCCTCAGCGGCGCCATACGAACCTACGGCGCCGACTCGATCATCACCGACTCGGCGCCCGGCGCCACCAGCTATGCCACCGGCCAGAAGGGGACCGACAAGGGCATCTCGGTGTATCCCTGGAATGTGACCATTGCCGGTGTCGATTTTGATCCCTCCAAGCAATTTGTGCCCCTGGCGACGGTGCTGGAAGGGGCCCGGTTGACGGGCCGCGCCACCGGCATCGTGGCCAGCTCCAATGTCCAGCATGCCACCCCCGCCGATTTTACCGCTCATACCCATGACCGCGAAAATTACAATGAAATCGGTGAACAACAGGTCTACCAGAATATCGACGTGGTTTTTGGCGGCGGCGAGAAGTATCTGCTGCCCAAGGGTATCGGCGCCGGGGCCCGCACCGACGGGGAAAACCTGGTGGAGGTGCTCAAGTCGAAGGGCTATAGCTATGTGACCAGCCGCGAACAGATGCTGGCCGCTACTGGGCAGAAGATCTTCGGATCCTTCGCCCAGGAGGCCATGGCCTACGATATCGACCGCCAGACCTTTGCGCCAAGCGAACCGACCCTTGCCGAGATGACTGGCAAGGCCCTGGAGGTGTTATCCTCCGGCAGCAAGGGCAAGGACCGCGGCTTCTTCCTCTTCGTCGAAGGCTCCAAGGTCGACTGGGCCGCCCATGCCAACGACCCGGCCGGTGTGGTGAGCGACCTGCTCGCCTACGACAGGGCGGTCAAGGTTGCCCTTGATTTTGCCAAGGCCGACGGCAATACCCTGGTTATCAGCGTTGCCGATCATGCCACCGGCGGACTGTCCATCGGTGTCCGGGAGGATGCCAAGTACTCCACCACCGATGATGATTTTGTCGTGGTGCCGATGCGCAGGGCCGGTTTCACCAGCGAGGCTCTGGGTAAAGTCATTGACCAGGACAAGTCGGAGGCCAGTATCCGGGAGGCCCTTGCCACCCGTTGGGGGATATCCGATGCGGATGAGAAGGAAATCGCCGCCCTGAGCGCTGCGCCAGCGGGCCGGGCCGTACAGAAAGTTCTGGCAGGCATGCTCTCGAAACGGGCCAGGATCGGCTGGACCACCGGCGGCCACACCGGCGGCGACCCCTTCTTGTTTTCGTACGGCCCCGGGCGGATCAGCGGCCTTTGGGAAAATGTCGATATCGGCAGATTTATGGCCGAAAGCTTAGGCTTTACCTTTCCAGAGATCAATACGCGCCTCTTTGTTGAGGCCTCCGCTGCCTTCCGGGACGCCGGTTTCTCGGCCACCATCGACAAAACCGATCCCGCCAATCCGTTGCTGGTGGTATGTGAGGGCCAGGCACGAGCGCGGCTGCCGCTCTCCAAGAATATAGTGCAGGTGAACGGCAAGACCATTGAACTGGAGGGGATTGTGGCCCTTGCGGAAAAGCTGGACAAGGTCTACCTGCCGCGTCAGGCGGTCGATATCGTCAAGGGTGAACTGCAGGGGCACAACCAGTAA
- a CDS encoding DUF4405 domain-containing protein, whose protein sequence is MTVKNFSTTPTIGLFLIISVTGILLLFHVGGGNVKMLHEWLGIIFVVCGILHAVANWRLMKRYLGGMKAAVIAFMLVSAVTYSLVATPSDTGGSPIKSVITQVKKAPLSTLAGLYGQRTDRLVKKLEDNGLTVASVDASLEEIARQNKVAAEKIIVLIATRPEEQSNQATKKTS, encoded by the coding sequence ATGACTGTCAAAAATTTCTCCACAACCCCGACAATTGGCCTTTTTCTGATTATTTCCGTGACCGGAATTCTCCTCCTGTTTCATGTCGGAGGGGGTAACGTCAAGATGCTTCATGAATGGCTGGGGATCATCTTCGTTGTCTGCGGCATATTGCATGCCGTTGCCAACTGGAGGCTTATGAAGCGATACCTCGGTGGCATGAAGGCAGCGGTAATAGCTTTCATGCTGGTGTCCGCCGTGACCTATTCCTTGGTGGCCACGCCCTCGGATACAGGTGGCAGTCCGATAAAATCGGTTATTACCCAGGTAAAGAAGGCGCCTCTTTCAACCCTTGCCGGTCTCTACGGGCAGAGGACCGATAGGCTGGTGAAAAAGCTGGAGGACAATGGTCTCACCGTTGCAAGCGTCGATGCTTCCCTTGAGGAGATCGCCAGACAAAACAAGGTGGCAGCGGAGAAGATTATTGTCCTTATCGCCACCCGGCCGGAGGAGCAGAGCAACCAGGCAACGAAAAAGACCTCGTGA